The following DNA comes from Schistocerca piceifrons isolate TAMUIC-IGC-003096 chromosome 3, iqSchPice1.1, whole genome shotgun sequence.
aggaCAGTTTTCCGCTAAATTTAGGGGAAAATGAAGCTTCTACATCCAGCATGCCTTCTGATGTTCCAAATTCTAGCTCTATAAGATCAACAACCCGGACAACATTTGCTTCCCCTGGAAGTCAGTCAAAAACTGATACTGGGCAACCTACTGAATAAAATGAAACAGCAAAAGATGGGACTGTGTGTAAAATTGTACCAGTGGGTTCTAATGCAGGTCAGTAATATTTCTACTCTTTGTGTAGAGTTTTAGTTTGTAAAATTACAAGAACAGATATACTCAAATAATATCAGTACATTACACATTCTAAAAATACTGTTCTtttttcatatgttttcaggtCATCTACAAAGTCATAACATTTTGCGGGAGAGCTCAGGACCAACATCATATACTAAAAGGAAAATTCAAAGTGGGAAACTTCTTAGTGCTTGGCAGTTAATTTTCAGTGCTTCCATGATGCGTCACATCAAGCACTGTACTGAAGCTGAGGCTCGTCATCGAACACAAGATGATTCCTGGACAGTAGACACTGAAGAACTGGATGCTTTTGTTGCCGTAATGTATGCAAGAGGAGTGTATGGGGCAAAGTATTTTCCTCTCAAAAGTCTATGGTCAACAGTATGGCGTCCTCTGTTTTTCAGACAAACTATGGGACAAAACAAAGTTATCGAAATAATGAAGTATATGAGGTTTGACACCAAGTCCACTAGATCTGAACGCCTCAAGGCTGACAAATTTGCTCTTGTCTCAGATACTTGGAATGCTTTCATAGAAAACAGGGTGTCATGCTATAAAACAGAACCTTATCTTACAGTTGATGAACAACTTTTGCTGTCTAAAACAAGATGCCCATTCACACAATATATTGCAAGCAAGTCAGATAAGTTTGGCATAAAATTCTGGTTACTTGTAGGTGTTTCTAGTAAATACATACTGAATGGATTCCCATACACTAGTGCTGATCCCCTTCGACTAGCTGACCAAGGCGTAGGTGAAAATGTTGTTCTTAGGCTCATGGGACCATACTTAGGCAAAAGTTTGAATGTCACTACTGACAGTCACTTTACTTCACTAAGCCTTGCACACCGTCTGAGGGCAGCATCCACAACTTTAGTAGGTACTTTGAACCGTAATCGAAGGGAGGTGCCTCCTGCTGCAAAGACCAGAAAACAAACACTCCACTCGACTATTGTGTATAAAAATGATGAGGGAACAACATCAACAGTTTATCAAGGGAAAACAAATAAGAATGTTTTGTTACTGAGTTCACTTCACTCTCATGTATCACTGTCTGATAGTCAGAAGAAGACTCCTGTAACAGTGCAATTctacaatgaaacaaaatttgggTTCGATGTTGTCGATCAAATGACAAGAATGTGCTCTGCAAAAGCCGGTACAAGACATTGGCCAATGCATGTATTTTACAACATTCTTGATTTGGCTGCCATAAATTCCTGGGTGTTGTATAAGGAAGTGACTGGTATGCGACTTAGCAGGCGGAAGCATATTTTTGATTTGTGTGAAGAGCTTCAAGCGCAGTATGTATCACCAAGAAATAAAGAGCCAGACCAGAATCATGTAGACACTAAAGGCAGACCACAGAGGGCAACTAAGAGAGAGAAGTGTAAAATCCGTACCTCATGTAAAGGAAACCATACTGCTACTGTTTGTTCAGGTTGTGAGAAAGCAGTATGTGGCAAATCTGAGAAGAGAAGACGAGTGTGATATGACAAGTGCAGCAGTAAACAGTAGTGAACtacggtggagagagagagaggaggagagagagagagagagagagagagagagagagagagagagagagagagagagagagagagagtgtgtgtgtgtgtgtgtgtataatgcatttattttattaataaaaattaacaaaagcTATATATGTGTGTTACATTCCATTCACAATATgatcaaataaacaaaaataaacatgGCACCAATTTGGCCCTGTCGGTCCTTGTAGGTAGTAGCCTGCTCCTAGTGTTAAACTTCAATATTACCAATTTCCCATCCCAACCCCACAAATAGGGATGCCAGGGGATGTCTTAGTCCCCTGGTAACTGTTTCCTTATACTAAGTCACATTCGTGTACCAAGCTTGGTTGAAACTGCTCCTGATGTTCCACAGCTTTGGTAgatcatacacatacatacacagccATCCATTTTTATACTGTTGATTAATATCACGTAACAACCAAGCATTAACAGTGGACAGTGtacaaatgaaacaataaatgATGCTGACTTTTTTCTGCCCCAGCATCTCTTGTTTTGTTCCACATGTTTAAAGGTGTATGCATGTGTGAATGAATCATCAAAAGTTCTATAAAAATGCTGTACCAAAATTACTGAAACATAAGTAAGCTGTAAACCACATGCTTTTATTACTAAAAAGTATCAATATTGTATACAAATGAAAATTAACATCTCAGTTGGTTACGGAATCTTCTTTGATGAATAACATGACGAGACCAAAGAACAAGTTGTATGTATATTACTGTAAGAATAATTCTTAAGCACAAAGTGGGAGGCAGCAGGATGAATCTACCTCTCATCAGGGTGCAATGCAGACCGTATGTCACAACAGCGGTTCAATAAAGTCAGAGCTTGGTTCTTGCAGTCGATATCGGCGGCCAGTCGTGCACTGTGCTGCTGCAGAACATTGTATGTTGCTCTGGAAGAATAGACATAGTCTAACATCATTTatcttaaaagtttaacacaataaggcaaGTA
Coding sequences within:
- the LOC124789760 gene encoding piggyBac transposable element-derived protein 4-like, producing MMRHIKHCTEAEARHRTQDDSWTVDTEELDAFVAVMYARGVYGAKYFPLKSLWSTVWRPLFFRQTMGQNKVIEIMKYMRFDTKSTRSERLKADKFALVSDTWNAFIENRVSCYKTEPYLTVDEQLLLSKTRCPFTQYIASKSDKFGIKFWLLVGVSSKYILNGFPYTSADPLRLADQGVGENVVLRLMGPYLGKSLNVTTDSHFTSLSLAHRLRAASTTLVGTLNRNRREVPPAAKTRKQTLHSTIVYKNDEGTTSTVYQGKTNKNVLLLSSLHSHVSLSDSQKKTPVTVQFYNETKFGFDVVDQMTRMCSAKAGTRHWPMHVFYNILDLAAINSWVLYKEVTGMRLSRRKHIFDLCEELQAQYVSPRNKEPDQNHVDTKGRPQRATKREKCKIRTSCKGNHTATVCSGCEKAVCGKSEKRRRV